The following is a genomic window from Colletotrichum lupini chromosome 5, complete sequence.
GTCCGATTTCCTTACTAGCAAGGCTCACCTATTATTTTCGCATCCCTTATATCAACAATCGCCTCCCTCTTCCTCTATTTTCCTTCCTGCAATAGAAGTTGACTCATCACTGTCGATTGACGATAAACAAACAAACAACGAGATACAACTCAGTTTGACTCGTTTTCATTCACGAATACCCACGACACTCACACGATACCCCGATACCAATCCCGAAGACACTAGaggcagaaaaaaaaagcgacAAACACCTTCCCGTCCGCTACATCACACGAGCTTCCTTTCCTACCTCGCCCGCAAAACCCGATACCCAGAAGTAATATCAACCACCACTACACAAGAACCACATTCAAGATGAAGGTCTTCTCCAACGCAGTAACCTTCAACTACTCCTGGGAAGAGGTCTCAGCAGCAAACTGGCGCAAATACTGCCCGTGGAACGACAAGACGACGCACGTAATCGCCGTCGACACAATCGGCCGCAGCGTCGACCCAGCCACGGGAATACTCCGCACCGAGCGCCTCATCACCTGCAAGCAGTCCGCCCCCAAGTGGTTCGCCTCCCTCgtcggaggcggcggcggtgaccCGGACGTTTCCCACGTCTTCGAGACCTCCTACGTCGACCCGGCCAACAAGACCGTCACAATGGTCTCCCAGAACCTGACCTTCGCCAACCTCATCTCCGTCCAGGAGTCCGTCGTCTACAAGCCCGTCAGCCCGACGCAGACGCAGTTCGTTCAGGACGCGCAGATCACCGCCCTCTGCGGCGGCTGGCAGCGCATCAAGAACGGCATCGAGGACCAGTGCGTGTCGCAGTTCCGCAACAATGCGCAAAAGGGCAAGGAAGGGTTCGAGATGGTCCTGGCTATGAGCAGGCGGGTGTTTGCCGAGGAGCGCGAGCGCGAGATGCGTGTTCGCCAGGGCGCTATGGCAGTATGATGCGgctgatgatgatgaagatTTGAGAGTCCACCACGTTGACTCTTGTGTCTTCCCCCATCCCGGTTTGCCACACGACACTCGTGTTATGCAGCGTTCCTCGTCATTTTTTACATCTTTTCTCAACAAGCGGGCAGCATCACCACAAAAGGATCCGGAAAAAGGGGTTTTTAGACGGCGTTCAGACATCACTTTTT
Proteins encoded in this region:
- a CDS encoding PRELI-like family protein yields the protein MKVFSNAVTFNYSWEEVSAANWRKYCPWNDKTTHVIAVDTIGRSVDPATGILRTERLITCKQSAPKWFASLVGGGGGDPDVSHVFETSYVDPANKTVTMVSQNLTFANLISVQESVVYKPVSPTQTQFVQDAQITALCGGWQRIKNGIEDQCVSQFRNNAQKGKEGFEMVLAMSRRVFAEEREREMRVRQGAMAV